GAGGCGTTGCTTTCGGTCCTTTCGGGAATCGCGACAAGCCTTCTCATCGGGACTTTTCTTCCCATTTTCGAGGATCTTCTTGGGGCGCAAACGGCTCTTAGCTGGGTTGAGCTTGCCGATCTGAATCACCCCCTCCTTCGCCGGCTTATGATGGAAGCGCCGGGGACCTATCACCATAGTCTTATGGTAGCTAACCTGGCCGAGGCCGCAGCTGTGGCCGTCGGGGCTAACCCGACCCTATGCCGGGTAATGGCTTACTTCCATGACGTGGGCAAGCTGACCAATCCTCATTATTTTGCCGAAAATATGGTTCCGGGGGCAAACCCGCACGACTCTCTATCTCCATCCATGAGCGCTCTCATCATCATTTCTCACGTGAAGGAAGGGGTCGATTTGGCTCTTCAACATCGTCTTCCCAGGCCTATCATTGAAGCGATCCAGCAGCACCATGGCGATGGACTCGTCTATTACTTTTATCACCGGGCTAAGCGGATGAGCGAGGATGCCCAAGTCGGTCGCCAGCTTTTGGGGGTGCCCGGTTCGGATTCGGGGGTCCAGGAAGGAACGTTCCGATATCCGGGCCCCAAGCCCCAAACCAAAGAGATTGGGATTCTCATGCTGGCCGATGCGGTGGAAAGTGCTTCCCGGTGCCTGGAAAAGCCAACGCCCCAGCGCATCGAGGAACTGGTTGAGGAAATTGTTTGGCAGCGGATTTGGGATCGGCAGCTGGACGAGTGTGGGCTTTCGCTCAAAGAAATTTGGAAAGTTGCGGCTCGTTTAAGCTCCATGCTAAAGACAGCCATGCACAGTCGGTTGCAATACCCGAAACAGGAGATCCGCGATGGTGGAAGTGGTCAATCGGCAAAAAGAGGTTCCGGTAGCGATAGCCCCGCTGCAAGATCAACTAGTGCAAGCCGTTAAAATGGTTGCGACAAAAGGAAGACGGCTTCCGGAAAGAATCGAAATTACGCTCGTTTCTGCCCGTGATATGAGCCAGATCCATTACCGGTACCATCAGGACTCGGAACCTACCGATGTTCTGACGTTTGACTACGGAGAAATTCTGGTGTGTCCAGCGGTGGCCAAGGAAGAGGCGCAAGCAAGAAACATTCCGTTGGCAGAGGAACTTTTGCGTTACTGCGTGCATGGGCTGCTTCATTTAGCCGGCTGGTCCGACAAGGGGGAGAAGGAACGGAGTGCCATGTGGTCTGAACAGGAACGGATCGTGCAGAGGCTTTTGCGTCCGAGCGATACCTCACCACGATAAAACAAAGCCTTGGGAAACGTGGAAACCGCAAGCGCGCAGGGTCTTCTGGTTCGCAGGTATTGCTATTCGGAAACGAGTCTCATTGTTCACTGGCTGACCGAGGAACTGGGCTGGATTCGAACGCTAGCCAAAGGTGCTCGGCGCCCGAAAAATCCTTTCTGCCTCTCGTGGGACCCTTACCTTTTATGTGAGCTTGAGCTTGTTGTTCCTTCTCGTAGTGATCTTTTTATCATTAAAGAAGTCCAGCTTCTCTATGCGTTTGACAATCTCCGGAGAAACTGGGAGGTCTGGGCAACTGCTGAGTATTTGGTGGAACTTGTACTCGCCGCCATAGAATCCCAGACTCAAGTAGCGGACCTTTATCGCCTGGTAAGCCTAGCGCTGGGATATCTCGAAAAGCACCCGCCCAGTTGGATGCTTGTGGAACGTTACGAATATCGGGTTGCCCAACTCAGCGGAACGGGAAAGGATTTGGAAAGTGCCTTGGGATCGTCCTATCCACGCATGCACCGGATGAGAGAACGCCTGCGGGAAATCCTTCCCCCGCCTTAGGAGCATCTTTCGGAACAAAGAACCTCGGGAAGACCGTTTTTCTCTTTCAGGGTAATCTTTTGTCTGTTCCTATTTTCTCCTTGCTTTGTGCCTTTTGAAAAAGCCTTTTTCTTCGGTCACGGAAAGCATTGTTTGTTAGAGTTCGTTTGGCTGCGGGCCCGTCCTCGCAAAGTCTTGTGACCGTGCCAACCGTTTTGTTCTCGTCCATGTCTAGTGTGCGCCATAAAGAGGGTGGATCGTCCAGTGAGGAGGAAGGGATCTTTACCTGGTAACGACTGGTCCAGTCGGAAACACCCGGAGCGGTTGCTGGTGGTCGAAGGCTTTTGACGAAAAGGCTCGGGGAAGCAGGCGAGTCGGCAAGCGGGGCCTAACGCAAGGAAACATTCTCTCTAAGCCCTGGAAACCGCCAATGCGAGCTTTTTCGCTAAAAAATCCGGCCGTTGTCACCCGGTCGATAAAGCACCAACGGAACGGCAGGCTCGCCGCATCGCTTTGGTTAGCCATGGGGTGTTTTCGGTAAGTCTCGGAGAGGGGTAGTGGTCCTTCGCCATCACCGGCCCCGGGGAGTGGCGGATGGAAGTAGGAAGTCAGGAGGTGGTAGTGGTCGTTGAGTGAATGCGGCGTGAATCGGTGGATGGGAACCTATTGGGACGACTTTACCTTCGGATGTAACCGTAGCAACCTATCCCAAGCGTGGGGAATGGTTTCGTTGCTCCTTTTTTGCCGGTTTAGCCTGCTTCTTCCTCTTTGGCTCTGCTCTTACGAGAAAGCTGGATCGCAAGCTTTTGACAAGCTTTCAGATCCGGTTTGCCCAGAGGTGTCCGAGGAATTTCCTCTACCTGATGCACTTCTTTCGGAAGCCATAGCAAAGGAAGCCCTAACTGTCTCCACCCGGTTCGGATGTCGGGAAGGGAAAACTGTTTGGTGGTCAATGCGATAAGTCTCTCGCCCCTGGTAAGATCAGGCACGCCGATAATCACAAGGTCGTTCTGCTCGTGGGAGTGGGACAAGAGCTTCTGCAAACCCTCTTCCACCGTTGCGTGCGGAACCATTTCTCCACCGATTTTCGAAAACCGGTTGGCCCGATCTTCAATAAAAAGAAATCCCTCGGGATCCAGTCTCCCGATGTCGCCGGTGCAGTACCAGCCTTCTTCAAATGCTTGTTGGGTTCTTTCAGGGTCTCCCAGGTATCCCGAAGTGAGATTGGGCCCTTTCAAATAGAGAAGACCCGGCCGGTCCAGTGGGAGTTCTTCCTTGGTTTCCGGATGACGAATCCGCAGGGAAAGCCCGGGTACCAGCCTTCCCACGCTTCCTTCCCTGTAGGTCCTTGTTTGACGAGTGCAATGCAACGGGTGGCGGAAATCCACGAAAGCCGCCGACACCACGGGCGAAGCCTCGGTCATCCCGTAGCCCTGGCAGACAGGTACATGGAACCGCTCCCAAAACTCCGTGGCCAGTTCGGAAGGAAGCCGTTCCGCTCCAGTGATAACGATTTGCAACGGGACGAGTTGCTGAGGTGGTACCCCGCGCAAAAACCCTCGCAAAAAGGTGGGGGTAGTAAAGAGAACGTCGATTTGGTGTTGGTGGATTAACTCGGCTATCCGGTTGGCTTCCCAAGGGCTGGGGTGGCTCACGGCACGAGGACCTCCTGCCAGGGGCCACCAGAGGGTCACGGTCGCTCCAAAACTATGGAAGACGGGAAGCGAGGCCATCATTTTTTTTAACCGAAGATCGCCTAGCAGTGCTTCAATTTGCGCTAGATTCGCCAAAAGGTTCCGGTGGGAAAGGATCACTCCCTTGGGATCTCCGCTGGTTCCCGTTGTGTAGAGGAGAAGCGCTTCCCGATTTCCTCCTTCCCTAGGAATCCCCAACACTTCGACAAGCGCGCGGAGAGGAAGACAACGGTGAGCTATCGCCCAGACTCCCATTCGAAACCAGTTTTGCCTTCGAAGCACGTCCTTAAGATCGAAGGTTCGCTCGGGCCATGGGAAGTCGGGGTAGCGCTTCCGGAGGGTTTCGGCCGTTACAACGACCTTTACCTGAGCTTGCTCCAAAGCGAAACGATTGAACCGGGGACCGGCCGTAAAATTGCAGTTGAGAGCCGATTTCCCGGCCAAAAGGCAAGCAAGGTTCGCAATGGCCGAACCGATCCCAGGCGGGAGAACGATCCCGACTCTCTCCTCGCGCACGACCGCCCGGAGCCAGCTTGCAAGGGAAAGGGCTACTATCCAAAGCTTTTTCCGACCAATGCCACGGAGAGCCACGCTGTCCCAAAACACTTCTTCGTTGGGGTTTCTCTTAGCTGCGGAGAGAACTGCCAAGACCACATTGCTTTCTAGTTCTGGCCGGCTCGAGAGAGCACGTTCGGATAGATCGTAGAGTTCCTTTCGGAGGGTATCCATTGTTTGTGCTGGAGATGGTTCCGGAAAGATAGGGCTACCGGCGTAGATCCGCACAGCTGAAGAAGAGCTAGGGAGAAGGCTAGAAGGAAGAAGTCTTTCCCAGATTTTCGCCCAGAACCAGTCCACCCATAAAGGCACAAGAGGAACCGGAACTTGCCCGAGAAGCTCTTCGATCCAAGGAGGAATCCCTCCTACGAGGCTTCCGGGAGTCCACGGGCTTTCCAAGACCACCAGGAGGGAACGCCCCATCCGCAGCCAAGACACAAGATCCGACGAGGGACTGCTCAATCTCGCCCGGGGGTCCGGTGTTACGATCCATCCATTAGCCAACTGCGAAACACTAGCCTGGTCGTCTTTCTTCTTTGGGAGGACACAGAGGGGAGAACCCACTTCGCGGTGGAGAAGCGTCAAAAGATCCTCAGGGAGATCATTGACCAACGCGATCCAGGCTCCGGGCGGGATCTTTTCTTTTCCCATCCACTCCAAGCTCTTCATGTCGTGATCGCCACTTTTTGCCAGCAGAATGTTGGTTGGTCAGGCGGAGCAAAACCTTGCCCGATGAGGGTTTTTGACAGCCCCGCCGAAAGCCTAGGGCTATAGGGAACTCTGCGAGTCCTAATAGCCCTCCACGGGAGAGGAAAACGTGTCCCCTCCAGATTCCTTTCCCTCTCCTCCTCTTTTTCGCACCTCCTCGCGTAGTTGGGCTATCTTATCATTGCAGCTGGCACAATCTTCGTGAGAAAAAGGGATGGGCTCGGGAAGGCGTGCTCGCAACCTTTCGATCCGTGCGGCTCGCTCTTCGAGCATCGCACTGGGAAGCTTCTCTAATGCGGCGGCAATCTTTTCGGCTGTGGTCAAAAAACTATGACACAAAAGCAAGAAATCTGCCCCTGCTTGGAGAGCCCGGCTTGCTGCTTCTTCCAGGGGAAAGTGCCGGGTAATGGCACCCATGTCTAGATCATCCGTTACCACACACCCTCCAAAACCCAGGCGCTTTCGAAGGCACTCCTCGATTACCCGGCTCGAAAGGGTTGCCGGAAGGCCTTCGGGATCCAGTTTGGGGTTGGCGATATGGGCGACCATCAGGGTAGGGAGCTCATGAATGAGGCTCGCAAAAGGCCTCCATTCCCAAGCTTCCAACTCCTCAATCGAACGGTCAACCTGGGGGAGCTCAAAATGAGGATCTAGCCGGGCCGGGGTATACCCAGGAAAATGCTTGCCGCACGAAAGAACGCT
The genomic region above belongs to Candidatus Methylacidithermus pantelleriae and contains:
- a CDS encoding HD family phosphohydrolase gives rise to the protein MTLSELRWFRGLEHWRLVRKGMACGRLRRTAQRPAWLVGLDRSLWVRVLLCAGFTASVVALSFWRQQHSTGCLWLLALLVVLSSLLLLYLELPEVFRSNSQLGLVCGSMLVNVLISKGVYVWTLQHQQWELRDIYFYVPTAFAPLLVTVLLGVRAGVYTVVATALTAALLVNQSLILLALDLVAGCTGVYCTRNARRRRDLLWAGVAVGLAGSIGGVLFGWASRTSQAYLWQEALLSVLSGIATSLLIGTFLPIFEDLLGAQTALSWVELADLNHPLLRRLMMEAPGTYHHSLMVANLAEAAAVAVGANPTLCRVMAYFHDVGKLTNPHYFAENMVPGANPHDSLSPSMSALIIISHVKEGVDLALQHRLPRPIIEAIQQHHGDGLVYYFYHRAKRMSEDAQVGRQLLGVPGSDSGVQEGTFRYPGPKPQTKEIGILMLADAVESASRCLEKPTPQRIEELVEEIVWQRIWDRQLDECGLSLKEIWKVAARLSSMLKTAMHSRLQYPKQEIRDGGSGQSAKRGSGSDSPAARSTSASR
- the ybeY gene encoding rRNA maturation RNase YbeY; translated protein: MVATKGRRLPERIEITLVSARDMSQIHYRYHQDSEPTDVLTFDYGEILVCPAVAKEEAQARNIPLAEELLRYCVHGLLHLAGWSDKGEKERSAMWSEQERIVQRLLRPSDTSPR
- the recO gene encoding DNA repair protein RecO; this translates as METASAQGLLVRRYCYSETSLIVHWLTEELGWIRTLAKGARRPKNPFCLSWDPYLLCELELVVPSRSDLFIIKEVQLLYAFDNLRRNWEVWATAEYLVELVLAAIESQTQVADLYRLVSLALGYLEKHPPSWMLVERYEYRVAQLSGTGKDLESALGSSYPRMHRMRERLREILPPP
- a CDS encoding AMP-binding protein; its protein translation is MKSLEWMGKEKIPPGAWIALVNDLPEDLLTLLHREVGSPLCVLPKKKDDQASVSQLANGWIVTPDPRARLSSPSSDLVSWLRMGRSLLVVLESPWTPGSLVGGIPPWIEELLGQVPVPLVPLWVDWFWAKIWERLLPSSLLPSSSSAVRIYAGSPIFPEPSPAQTMDTLRKELYDLSERALSSRPELESNVVLAVLSAAKRNPNEEVFWDSVALRGIGRKKLWIVALSLASWLRAVVREERVGIVLPPGIGSAIANLACLLAGKSALNCNFTAGPRFNRFALEQAQVKVVVTAETLRKRYPDFPWPERTFDLKDVLRRQNWFRMGVWAIAHRCLPLRALVEVLGIPREGGNREALLLYTTGTSGDPKGVILSHRNLLANLAQIEALLGDLRLKKMMASLPVFHSFGATVTLWWPLAGGPRAVSHPSPWEANRIAELIHQHQIDVLFTTPTFLRGFLRGVPPQQLVPLQIVITGAERLPSELATEFWERFHVPVCQGYGMTEASPVVSAAFVDFRHPLHCTRQTRTYREGSVGRLVPGLSLRIRHPETKEELPLDRPGLLYLKGPNLTSGYLGDPERTQQAFEEGWYCTGDIGRLDPEGFLFIEDRANRFSKIGGEMVPHATVEEGLQKLLSHSHEQNDLVIIGVPDLTRGERLIALTTKQFSLPDIRTGWRQLGLPLLWLPKEVHQVEEIPRTPLGKPDLKACQKLAIQLSRKSRAKEEEAG
- a CDS encoding glycoside hydrolase family 3 N-terminal domain-containing protein, with translation MLVSTTKKRIFDYWRMSSLHGGQFLIIGVPGPTLDPEFEKLVLSLQPAGFILFARNITGARQLRTLTDQLRALLPYPPFFCLDQEGGRVARLKTIGTEPPSAEELGRARDPGLVRQHGELTGQLLRYFGFNWNLAPVLDLTPDHGQPNSLQGRTFGKDPQAVALLARAFVEGQARWSVLSCGKHFPGYTPARLDPHFELPQVDRSIEELEAWEWRPFASLIHELPTLMVAHIANPKLDPEGLPATLSSRVIEECLRKRLGFGGCVVTDDLDMGAITRHFPLEEAASRALQAGADFLLLCHSFLTTAEKIAAALEKLPSAMLEERAARIERLRARLPEPIPFSHEDCASCNDKIAQLREEVRKRGGEGKESGGDTFSSPVEGY